In Desulfomonile tiedjei DSM 6799, a genomic segment contains:
- a CDS encoding LPS kinase: MNLSISLNPEAVRLIGSEEELRQFARDVFDEHRRILSAGGDAVKKNSLETAVTVVELPDRPPVCVKEFRWRGALHAAKGLFRATQGLRTFRNGELLIRAGFLAARPMALMRDTTFGLVKSEWVIMEFIPHGLELDRYILKRISENWEPEEQRSMVRLFGRYLARLHSAGIAHADLKTCNILVKEDADRIRFFLLDYDDVRFQRSVSWKQRAKNLTQIFLSSPLSLGPAQRSRLLGEYTFHCGIGGKDRRKLAKKVLKMVGNRDILYVGFQGDVRERTCWQANNPEPRL, encoded by the coding sequence GTGAACCTTTCCATATCTCTGAATCCGGAAGCTGTTCGCTTGATTGGATCTGAAGAAGAATTGAGACAGTTTGCTCGAGATGTGTTCGACGAGCACCGCCGAATTCTCTCGGCAGGCGGAGATGCCGTCAAGAAGAACTCCCTCGAGACTGCCGTAACGGTGGTTGAACTTCCTGACCGTCCGCCTGTGTGTGTCAAAGAGTTCCGATGGCGAGGGGCGCTCCATGCGGCCAAAGGACTCTTCCGAGCGACCCAGGGATTACGTACTTTCCGAAACGGAGAACTCCTCATCCGCGCGGGATTCCTCGCTGCTCGGCCAATGGCTCTCATGCGTGACACCACATTCGGTTTGGTGAAATCGGAATGGGTTATCATGGAGTTCATCCCCCACGGTCTGGAGTTGGATCGTTATATTCTCAAAAGAATCTCCGAAAATTGGGAACCGGAAGAACAGCGTAGTATGGTACGGCTTTTCGGAAGGTATCTGGCTCGGTTGCACTCTGCCGGAATAGCTCATGCAGATCTCAAGACCTGTAACATTTTAGTGAAGGAGGATGCGGATCGGATCCGCTTTTTTCTCCTGGACTATGACGATGTGCGATTCCAACGGAGCGTCTCATGGAAGCAACGAGCCAAGAATCTCACGCAAATCTTTCTTTCTTCTCCATTGAGCCTGGGGCCCGCGCAGAGATCCCGACTTCTCGGAGAATACACATTCCACTGTGGCATTGGCGGGAAGGACCGCAGAAAACTGGCCAAGAAAGTCCTGAAAATGGTCGGAAACAGAGAT
- a CDS encoding glycosyltransferase family 2 protein, whose translation MIATPDAPLWKTRTPDPFVSVIVPTFNRVELLKETVQSVRNQTFKDFEIIVVNDGSSDGTKEWLDSQSDIRTVHQKNQGIARSRNNGAAKARGAWFAFLDHDDLWAPEKLEVQVRFAREHPEIGLIAIKHVRLGSSYRTPRKSLWIYGDLLEKEYGESFIHTSSVMIRRDVLADVGGFPSRYRFADEFDVWLKIAARYPIAYCNQPLVFIRFYEANTSHNRVGVRSDTYDILLQNYDPERIPVQVFLRTLSDHDISFGRAYLNNGDFENALYWFRSSVERTPWRLRSWRYFLKFLVMRVLRRRGNKNLPDVKK comes from the coding sequence ATGATCGCTACTCCTGATGCACCGCTGTGGAAGACAAGAACACCGGACCCTTTCGTCAGTGTGATCGTTCCCACTTTTAACAGAGTGGAGCTGTTGAAAGAGACCGTCCAATCTGTGCGAAATCAGACATTCAAAGATTTTGAAATTATTGTGGTGAATGACGGATCGTCAGATGGAACAAAGGAATGGCTCGATTCTCAGTCGGACATCCGAACAGTCCACCAGAAAAACCAGGGAATAGCCAGATCCAGAAATAACGGTGCTGCGAAGGCTCGCGGTGCGTGGTTTGCTTTTCTGGATCATGACGATCTGTGGGCGCCCGAGAAGCTGGAAGTTCAGGTCCGGTTTGCCCGAGAGCATCCCGAAATAGGCTTGATTGCCATCAAACATGTTCGATTGGGAAGTTCGTATCGTACCCCGCGAAAATCGCTCTGGATATACGGCGATCTGCTGGAAAAGGAATATGGGGAGAGTTTCATTCACACCTCTTCCGTCATGATTCGGCGGGATGTTCTTGCCGACGTCGGAGGCTTTCCTTCTCGGTATCGATTCGCTGACGAATTTGATGTCTGGCTGAAAATCGCTGCACGCTATCCCATAGCCTATTGTAACCAACCTCTCGTCTTCATCAGGTTCTATGAGGCGAATACGAGCCACAACAGGGTAGGGGTGCGGTCGGATACGTACGATATCCTCCTGCAAAACTACGATCCGGAGAGAATCCCAGTGCAAGTTTTTCTGAGAACTCTTTCAGATCATGATATATCTTTCGGACGAGCGTATCTGAACAACGGTGACTTTGAAAACGCTCTTTATTGGTTTAGATCTTCCGTAGAGAGAACTCCGTGGAGATTGAGGAGTTGGCGATATTTTCTTAAATTTCTTGTGATGAGGGTATTGAGGAGACGTGGAAATAAAAATCTACCGGATGTGAAGAAGTGA
- the waaF gene encoding lipopolysaccharide heptosyltransferase II: protein MPEFDLSKISRIVVRGTNWVGDTVMSIPALRNLRRLFPEMHITVWATSGLAPLIKATEVPDDLICFDASHGGALVRPFRMRRELARGQFGMMVLFQNAFESAFTSALARIPLRIGFPTDLRGPLLNVKVPLTEKIRKQHQVFYYLAITEYLANLVGNPSAPRNPDCSVRIPAQATEEAMALLSSHGISQSADFFCLCPGSVNSEAKRWPRQNFANLADRLQARGQVVFLGAPGERDIVDDIIREMHSPAVNLAGRSDILHSMAIMNLSRFVISNDTGSAHLAVASSARVLTIFGPTIPGATAPYGEKAHIVQGSAQCAPCRHFTCPHQNHPCMNSITPENVLRELERLIG from the coding sequence ATGCCCGAATTCGACCTATCCAAGATATCGCGTATTGTAGTCAGAGGTACAAATTGGGTGGGCGATACGGTCATGAGTATCCCGGCCCTGCGCAACCTGAGAAGACTCTTTCCCGAGATGCACATAACGGTGTGGGCCACATCGGGTCTTGCTCCTCTCATCAAAGCGACGGAAGTCCCGGACGATCTCATCTGTTTTGACGCATCGCACGGAGGGGCGCTTGTCCGGCCTTTTCGCATGAGGCGAGAGCTGGCACGCGGGCAATTTGGAATGATGGTACTGTTCCAGAATGCATTCGAGAGTGCATTTACTTCGGCTTTGGCGCGAATCCCGTTAAGGATCGGATTTCCTACGGACCTGCGAGGACCTCTGCTCAACGTGAAGGTCCCCCTGACAGAGAAAATCCGGAAGCAGCATCAGGTGTTCTACTATCTCGCGATTACCGAATATCTGGCGAACCTGGTTGGCAATCCCTCCGCCCCGCGGAATCCCGATTGCTCGGTCCGCATCCCTGCCCAAGCCACCGAAGAGGCTATGGCATTGCTATCATCTCACGGAATCTCTCAGTCAGCGGATTTCTTCTGTCTGTGTCCCGGTTCGGTTAACTCGGAGGCGAAGAGATGGCCGCGACAGAATTTCGCAAATCTGGCGGATCGGCTTCAAGCACGAGGGCAGGTGGTTTTTCTGGGGGCTCCCGGCGAGCGAGACATCGTCGACGACATTATCAGGGAAATGCACTCTCCTGCTGTCAATCTTGCGGGAAGATCGGATATTCTGCATTCCATGGCAATCATGAACTTATCCCGTTTCGTGATCTCCAATGATACGGGGAGCGCACATCTTGCCGTGGCATCGTCTGCACGTGTATTGACCATTTTCGGGCCTACTATTCCGGGCGCTACCGCTCCTTACGGCGAAAAGGCTCACATTGTGCAGGGCTCCGCTCAGTGTGCACCGTGCCGGCATTTCACTTGTCCTCACCAGAACCATCCTTGTATGAACAGCATTACACCGGAAAATGTTCTCCGGGAACTGGAACGCCTCATCGGATGA
- a CDS encoding Trm112 family protein, giving the protein MAVNPKLLEILVCPKCKGDLIPTSNQDGLICRSCQVKYPIKDDIPIMLIDEAIPLTEESLA; this is encoded by the coding sequence ATGGCGGTTAACCCCAAGTTATTGGAAATTCTCGTGTGTCCGAAGTGTAAGGGCGATTTGATTCCGACGTCCAATCAAGATGGTCTCATTTGCAGGTCCTGTCAGGTCAAGTATCCTATCAAGGACGATATTCCCATTATGCTCATCGATGAAGCCATTCCTCTGACGGAAGAAAGTCTGGCTTGA
- a CDS encoding flavodoxin family protein, translated as MNIFVVNGSPSGKKGNTYIIQKEFVKGAQEAGANVEEVFLNKKKIHYCLGCFSCWTKTPGVCAINDDQAEILQKFLMADVLVLATPLYADGMSGQSKVFLDRMIPVLQPEIVFRDEHCRHPRRELKASKLALISNCGFHESDNFDALVMHCRKLSLNLNADYAGHLLRPHGPVLRYPEMMPKEIAGVLKAAENAGSEIVKNGVISEESMKAVSAEIAPKRAYAEAANFFWKQELTNNR; from the coding sequence GTGAATATATTCGTAGTCAACGGTAGCCCTTCAGGGAAGAAGGGTAATACATACATCATACAAAAGGAGTTCGTGAAAGGGGCACAGGAGGCGGGTGCCAATGTGGAAGAGGTTTTTCTCAATAAGAAGAAGATACACTATTGTCTGGGATGTTTCAGTTGCTGGACCAAGACACCGGGTGTCTGCGCCATAAATGACGACCAGGCCGAGATACTGCAAAAATTCCTCATGGCAGATGTGCTCGTACTCGCCACTCCCTTGTACGCGGATGGAATGTCCGGTCAATCCAAAGTTTTCCTGGATCGTATGATACCGGTTCTTCAACCTGAAATCGTTTTCCGAGACGAACATTGCAGACATCCACGACGGGAGTTGAAAGCCTCGAAGCTTGCCCTTATCAGCAACTGCGGGTTCCACGAATCTGACAATTTCGATGCTTTGGTGATGCATTGCAGGAAACTGTCTCTCAATCTGAATGCGGATTATGCCGGACATCTTTTGAGACCGCACGGACCTGTGCTTCGCTACCCGGAAATGATGCCGAAAGAGATCGCCGGTGTTCTGAAAGCAGCAGAAAATGCCGGTTCCGAAATTGTGAAGAACGGTGTAATTTCCGAAGAATCGATGAAGGCAGTGAGTGCGGAAATCGCGCCGAAACGGGCGTACGCGGAGGCCGCAAATTTCTTCTGGAAACAGGAACTGACGAACAACCGTTAA
- a CDS encoding TonB family protein has product MKKLAIVLFISGLLAVHCGSAWADQIVVDRSTRNKTLNDYTLLTRDAIQRAWTAPLNLEIPTALKGRMRITYSVDRDGSLQSVEMIQSSGNKKLDRSLIAAIRSAAPFPPFPDDLRADNVLIRANFIVADVPTVPVVTANHEVRDRPIPIETEPDKSPKKYIWGVPAGSSNVQDVDAKAEKPDPGPARKYKWGLDNN; this is encoded by the coding sequence TTGAAAAAACTTGCTATTGTACTCTTTATTTCAGGATTGCTTGCCGTCCACTGTGGCTCTGCTTGGGCGGACCAGATTGTCGTAGATCGTTCCACTCGTAATAAGACGCTTAATGATTACACTCTCTTGACGAGAGATGCCATTCAGAGGGCGTGGACCGCACCGCTGAATCTCGAGATCCCCACGGCATTGAAAGGCCGTATGCGCATCACATACTCGGTCGACAGAGACGGATCGCTCCAGTCTGTGGAGATGATCCAGAGTTCCGGAAACAAGAAACTCGATCGTTCTCTCATAGCAGCTATTCGATCTGCAGCACCGTTTCCGCCTTTTCCTGACGATTTGCGGGCAGACAATGTGCTGATTCGAGCGAATTTCATCGTCGCAGACGTCCCCACTGTTCCTGTCGTAACGGCAAATCACGAAGTGAGAGACCGTCCCATTCCCATTGAAACCGAACCCGATAAATCCCCCAAAAAATACATCTGGGGGGTTCCGGCAGGATCGTCCAATGTGCAGGATGTCGATGCAAAAGCAGAAAAGCCTGACCCCGGACCTGCGCGAAAGTACAAATGGGGACTGGACAATAATTAA
- a CDS encoding ABC transporter permease: protein MSRDRVRGLLLPLLAFLVFGGLWEIVSSLGIWPPSAFPSPRRAAIGMWELTVNGTLLKHSVASLFRVTAGFYLAVVLGVPLGMMLGWWKTGQLMFNSIIQFLRPISPLAWIPLAMLWFGIGDKPAIFLIFLSSFFPLLVNTVSAVNRINSLYFQVAANFNFNRFETFSLVIFPAILPAVMPALRISLGIAWLVVVAAEMIAVKSGLGYLILDSRNALRMDYVVDAMIAIGIIGICLDRIIVKLTRIKSVSWGSV from the coding sequence ATGAGCAGAGATCGCGTGAGAGGCCTTTTGCTGCCGCTTCTCGCTTTTTTGGTGTTCGGCGGGTTGTGGGAGATCGTATCGTCACTTGGGATTTGGCCGCCATCAGCATTCCCTTCCCCCAGACGTGCAGCAATTGGAATGTGGGAATTAACTGTGAACGGAACGCTCCTTAAGCATTCCGTGGCAAGTCTGTTCCGTGTCACCGCGGGTTTCTATTTGGCCGTGGTTTTGGGCGTCCCTTTAGGGATGATGCTGGGCTGGTGGAAAACCGGCCAACTGATGTTCAATTCTATTATTCAGTTCTTACGGCCTATATCTCCCCTCGCGTGGATACCGCTCGCGATGCTCTGGTTCGGGATTGGGGACAAGCCCGCAATTTTCCTAATTTTCTTATCGAGCTTCTTCCCGTTGTTGGTCAACACCGTCAGCGCGGTGAACCGCATTAATTCCTTATATTTTCAAGTTGCTGCAAATTTCAATTTTAACCGGTTCGAGACTTTTTCGCTCGTCATTTTCCCTGCTATTTTGCCAGCGGTCATGCCTGCTTTGAGAATATCTTTGGGAATTGCCTGGCTTGTCGTGGTTGCAGCGGAGATGATTGCAGTCAAATCGGGACTGGGATACCTGATTCTCGATTCCCGCAATGCGCTCCGCATGGATTATGTCGTGGACGCGATGATTGCCATTGGAATAATAGGAATTTGTTTGGACCGAATTATAGTGAAACTGACCAGGATTAAATCAGTATCGTGGGGTTCGGTTTAA
- a CDS encoding ABC transporter ATP-binding protein, producing the protein MERRTAPRTVNCSPNVEQGTYLEVLNDINLHFEDGELVCLLGPSGCGKTTLVRIIAGFEQPTSGSVTIDGKQVKGPSSNHIFVFQHNGLLPWMTVWDNVRLGLRHMSDKEQMGDRIREYLDIVNLTGFEHHYPHQLSGGMQRRAELARALVVNPDVLLMDEPFAGLDFLTRLKMREEIINMHEYFRKTILFITHDIEEALVMADRMVVFSDRPAQVRMNLKLSCSHPRDFTKESALEDLRRSVYMELGVHYAL; encoded by the coding sequence ATGGAGCGCCGGACGGCGCCCAGGACAGTCAACTGTTCGCCTAACGTGGAACAGGGCACGTATTTGGAGGTCCTGAACGACATAAATCTCCACTTTGAGGATGGAGAGCTTGTATGTTTGCTCGGACCTTCAGGTTGTGGCAAGACCACGCTCGTACGCATCATTGCCGGATTTGAGCAACCGACTTCAGGGTCTGTAACGATTGACGGGAAGCAGGTCAAGGGCCCGAGTTCCAATCATATCTTTGTCTTTCAGCACAATGGTTTACTGCCGTGGATGACTGTTTGGGATAACGTCCGGCTGGGGTTGCGGCACATGAGCGACAAAGAACAGATGGGCGACCGGATTCGGGAATATCTCGATATTGTGAACCTGACCGGTTTCGAGCACCATTATCCTCACCAGCTTTCAGGAGGGATGCAGAGACGTGCAGAATTGGCGCGGGCTCTCGTCGTAAATCCGGACGTATTGTTAATGGACGAGCCTTTCGCAGGACTGGATTTTTTGACTCGCCTCAAAATGCGGGAAGAAATTATCAACATGCATGAATACTTTCGCAAGACCATCCTGTTCATTACTCACGATATTGAAGAGGCTCTGGTCATGGCAGATCGCATGGTGGTTTTCAGCGATCGGCCTGCTCAAGTACGCATGAATCTTAAACTTAGCTGTTCTCACCCGCGTGATTTTACGAAGGAATCTGCCCTCGAAGATTTGAGACGATCCGTCTACATGGAGCTTGGAGTTCATTATGCTCTCTAG
- a CDS encoding ABC transporter substrate-binding protein: protein MLSRLYNRISTGLWIGMLAILWLAIISGLHFWLNFDHDTRKLVRMGYMPVVTNLAAPLLDRACEANRPVRYEALKFSSFAEMGEALRNGQIQAAFIIAPLSIVLHQQGAGVKIVYIGNRHESTLVCRKDLQAKTFRDLARKSIAVPMRYSGHNIATRLLAEQFGLQGPDLNVVEMNPPDMPSALATGALDAYFVGEPFAAKTVRANESNVLCYVEQVWPGFICNLMIVRDELIQNDRETVRDLVHTAARSGIWAKRNTKSASEIASKYWNQPIELVEYAMDTPPGRIVFDQFIPKKEEIQNLADLMVKFKLLESNDITGLVDDSFARSVNLEGITDLRSIFSEQRK, encoded by the coding sequence ATGCTCTCTAGGCTTTACAATAGAATTTCAACAGGCTTGTGGATTGGCATGCTCGCGATCCTGTGGCTCGCAATTATTTCAGGTCTGCACTTTTGGCTGAATTTCGACCATGACACCAGAAAACTGGTACGCATGGGTTACATGCCGGTGGTCACCAATCTGGCTGCTCCTCTGCTGGACCGTGCTTGCGAAGCGAACCGCCCGGTGCGTTACGAAGCATTGAAGTTTTCTTCGTTCGCAGAGATGGGCGAAGCCCTGCGCAACGGCCAGATCCAGGCAGCGTTTATAATAGCGCCATTATCTATCGTCCTACACCAACAGGGTGCGGGTGTGAAAATAGTGTACATCGGGAACCGTCATGAGAGCACCCTAGTTTGCAGGAAAGACTTGCAGGCGAAAACATTTCGGGATCTTGCCCGGAAATCTATTGCCGTGCCCATGCGATATTCCGGTCACAACATTGCAACGAGACTGCTTGCGGAGCAATTCGGTCTTCAAGGGCCGGACCTCAACGTTGTGGAGATGAATCCTCCTGATATGCCGTCGGCATTGGCTACCGGAGCACTCGACGCATACTTTGTTGGCGAGCCGTTTGCTGCAAAGACAGTGCGAGCAAACGAATCGAACGTGCTCTGCTACGTTGAACAGGTTTGGCCCGGTTTCATCTGCAACCTGATGATCGTGAGAGACGAACTCATACAGAACGATCGCGAGACAGTCCGGGACCTTGTTCATACAGCGGCCCGATCTGGAATATGGGCCAAACGGAATACGAAATCTGCCTCGGAAATCGCTTCAAAATACTGGAATCAGCCAATTGAGCTGGTTGAATATGCTATGGACACGCCGCCCGGAAGAATCGTTTTCGATCAGTTTATTCCCAAGAAAGAGGAGATTCAGAATCTTGCCGATCTGATGGTCAAGTTCAAGCTCCTGGAAAGCAACGACATTACGGGTCTCGTGGATGACAGCTTCGCCAGAAGCGTTAATCTTGAAGGAATAACCGACCTTCGGAGCATTTTTTCCGAGCAGAGGAAGTGA
- a CDS encoding O-acetylhomoserine aminocarboxypropyltransferase/cysteine synthase family protein: MRSEKPQYRFNTLAVHGGQEPDLGTLARGVPVHRTSSFIFKDAKHASDLFSLKELGFIYTRLTNPTSDVLEKRMAALDNGVAALSLASGTSAIFYTLINVMESGDEFVSTSNLYGGTYTMFNDILPQFGMKVRFVDYRDLKAMRDSIHDKTRAIFLETIGNPELGVPDFEEISKIAKDAHIPFIVDSTFTTPYLFRPLEHGADIVIHSLTKWIGGHGTGIGGIVVDGGKFDWSDPKFTLYNRPETSYSGIRFGSDLGDLQSLAFILRMRLVPLRNLGACISPDNSWMFLQGIETLFLRMERHCSNALAVAEFLSNDPRVQWVRYPGLKADPSYANAQKYFFKGLAGGVVVFGPKGGPAKAEAFIDRLKLFSHLANVGDAKSLAIHPASTTHSQLSPEQQMEAGFASDLVRLSVGIEDIDDIIGDLDQALG, from the coding sequence TTGAGATCAGAAAAACCGCAATACCGATTCAATACGTTGGCCGTGCATGGCGGTCAGGAACCGGATCTGGGCACACTCGCCCGGGGAGTACCCGTTCATCGCACATCTTCCTTCATATTCAAAGATGCCAAACACGCCTCAGATTTGTTCTCATTGAAAGAATTGGGATTCATCTATACGAGGTTGACCAATCCCACATCCGATGTTCTCGAAAAGCGTATGGCCGCGTTAGACAACGGAGTAGCGGCACTCTCGCTTGCCTCCGGTACTTCCGCAATATTCTACACCTTGATAAATGTGATGGAATCCGGTGACGAGTTTGTGTCCACATCGAACTTGTATGGTGGAACGTACACCATGTTCAATGACATCTTGCCCCAGTTCGGCATGAAAGTACGATTTGTCGATTACCGGGATCTCAAAGCAATGCGGGACTCGATTCATGACAAGACTCGTGCGATCTTCCTTGAAACCATAGGTAACCCTGAGCTGGGCGTGCCCGATTTTGAAGAAATCTCCAAGATAGCCAAGGACGCACATATTCCGTTCATCGTGGATTCGACATTTACCACCCCTTATCTCTTCAGACCGTTAGAACATGGAGCGGACATTGTCATACATTCTTTGACTAAATGGATCGGCGGACACGGAACAGGAATCGGCGGAATTGTGGTCGACGGCGGGAAATTCGACTGGTCCGATCCGAAATTCACGTTGTACAATCGTCCTGAGACGTCCTACTCGGGTATTCGCTTCGGCAGTGACTTGGGAGATCTTCAGTCTTTGGCCTTTATTCTGCGTATGAGACTTGTTCCCCTTCGGAATCTTGGGGCCTGTATTAGTCCGGACAATTCATGGATGTTTCTCCAGGGAATCGAGACACTGTTCTTGAGGATGGAGCGTCATTGCTCCAATGCACTGGCTGTTGCCGAGTTCCTGAGTAACGATCCGAGAGTCCAATGGGTACGGTATCCGGGACTAAAGGCTGACCCGAGCTATGCTAACGCTCAGAAATATTTCTTCAAGGGACTTGCGGGCGGCGTCGTAGTGTTCGGTCCAAAAGGCGGACCGGCGAAAGCCGAAGCATTCATAGATCGCCTCAAATTGTTTTCACATCTCGCGAATGTGGGCGACGCAAAGAGTCTTGCCATACACCCGGCGAGCACAACGCACTCGCAGTTGTCCCCGGAGCAACAGATGGAAGCGGGATTCGCTTCCGATCTGGTCAGGCTTTCGGTAGGCATCGAAGACATCGACGATATTATTGGGGATCTCGATCAGGCCCTAGGTTAG
- a CDS encoding type 1 glutamine amidotransferase: MAGVSPKISLNRVLISVIVACILIVSLMWYLTPSEHILRGLLIDLELSGPEQDRYRELVHVLTHGVSQSVPAARNLKADLSYLHYSEFSSSALDRIRPDFLVLSPQSTPWHMYRGRAGEQLEYAKQVLKSLVADRGMPILGICGGHQFLALTFGAKVDFIDTRFSVLFPERYPKEAVSEKGIAQLEMLRPDPIFSGLAIPGSFQVMESHYEEVKSIPEPFVNLARSNLSEVQLIRIPGKLVYGMAFHPERTGNLPQNTCTDGKILLANFLKMVALNNTR, from the coding sequence ATGGCAGGCGTTTCGCCGAAGATCTCTTTGAATCGGGTGCTTATCTCTGTCATAGTGGCCTGCATCCTGATAGTTTCTCTGATGTGGTATTTGACTCCCAGTGAACACATTCTGCGTGGTCTCCTGATTGACCTTGAGCTTTCCGGTCCCGAACAGGACCGTTACCGGGAGCTTGTGCACGTCTTGACTCACGGCGTGAGTCAAAGTGTACCGGCTGCAAGAAACCTGAAAGCCGATTTGAGTTACCTGCATTATTCCGAATTCTCCAGCAGTGCACTTGACCGTATACGACCTGATTTCCTGGTGCTCAGCCCTCAAAGCACTCCCTGGCACATGTACCGCGGCCGGGCCGGCGAACAGCTTGAATATGCGAAACAGGTGCTGAAATCCCTTGTTGCAGACCGTGGCATGCCGATCCTAGGCATATGCGGTGGACACCAGTTCCTGGCTCTGACCTTCGGGGCTAAAGTAGACTTCATAGACACGCGGTTTTCGGTCCTCTTTCCAGAACGTTATCCGAAAGAGGCTGTATCCGAAAAAGGTATTGCCCAACTTGAGATGCTGAGACCGGATCCCATATTCTCAGGATTAGCGATACCGGGGTCTTTTCAAGTCATGGAAAGCCATTACGAAGAAGTGAAGAGCATTCCTGAACCTTTTGTGAACCTGGCCAGAAGCAATCTGTCCGAAGTGCAATTGATCCGAATACCCGGCAAACTCGTGTATGGAATGGCATTCCATCCCGAACGTACCGGCAATTTGCCTCAAAATACCTGCACCGATGGAAAAATCCTCCTGGCCAATTTCCTCAAGATGGTGGCTCTTAACAATACGCGCTAA
- a CDS encoding potassium channel family protein: MPTQKPRKIGFFSFQHALVRALVGLTIVLVIGTSGYHLLFEWPLLDGFYMTVITITGIGFKEVHDLGNEGKIFTLFIILSGFGVVAYTLVTGTKMLIEGEINKILTRRRSMKAIEKLRNHFIICGFGRMGSFICEELHARGISFVIVENRSEIQDRIVQSGYFLSPGDATEEDVLLKAGIKNARGLVSVLDSDASNVYVVLTARELNEELEIIARAGEESAAKKLLRAGATRVISPYKIGGMRLVMGILKPEVMSFLEVAMDHRKYDIEIEEVKLLEHSPYCGKKLIETEIRRELNLIIIAVKKRNGQMVFNPGPQTVIEAGDTLISMGEKENLAILEKEASGNSKTSARSLNTSGT; the protein is encoded by the coding sequence ATGCCGACACAGAAGCCCCGGAAAATCGGATTCTTTAGCTTTCAGCACGCACTTGTGCGGGCGCTGGTGGGACTGACTATCGTTCTGGTGATTGGTACCTCGGGATATCACCTATTGTTCGAATGGCCGTTATTGGATGGCTTTTACATGACCGTAATTACCATCACCGGTATAGGATTCAAAGAGGTTCATGACCTCGGGAATGAAGGGAAAATATTCACTCTCTTCATTATTCTTTCCGGGTTTGGGGTCGTTGCATACACCCTCGTTACCGGCACTAAAATGCTGATTGAGGGAGAGATCAACAAGATTCTGACGAGGCGTCGCTCCATGAAGGCCATAGAAAAACTCAGGAACCATTTCATCATTTGCGGATTCGGCCGCATGGGCTCTTTCATATGTGAAGAATTGCACGCGAGGGGAATTTCTTTCGTAATCGTTGAAAACAGGAGCGAAATTCAGGACCGAATCGTGCAGTCAGGTTACTTCCTTTCGCCGGGAGATGCCACGGAAGAGGATGTATTGCTGAAGGCTGGTATAAAGAACGCGAGAGGTCTTGTGTCTGTACTCGATTCCGATGCGTCGAATGTGTACGTTGTCCTTACAGCGCGGGAGCTGAATGAAGAGCTTGAGATCATCGCAAGGGCCGGTGAAGAATCCGCAGCCAAGAAACTGCTCCGGGCTGGAGCGACTCGTGTGATAAGCCCGTACAAAATAGGCGGCATGCGGCTGGTCATGGGAATCTTGAAACCCGAAGTCATGAGTTTTCTGGAAGTCGCAATGGACCACAGAAAATATGACATCGAGATTGAAGAAGTAAAACTTTTAGAGCATTCCCCCTACTGCGGAAAAAAGCTCATAGAAACGGAGATCCGCCGGGAGTTGAATCTGATTATCATTGCTGTTAAGAAGCGAAACGGTCAGATGGTGTTCAACCCCGGTCCTCAAACGGTTATAGAAGCGGGTGATACACTCATCTCCATGGGAGAAAAGGAGAATCTGGCAATCCTGGAAAAAGAAGCTTCGGGAAACTCAAAAACTTCTGCAAGAAGTTTGAATACTTCCGGAACATAG